Proteins encoded in a region of the Bactrocera tryoni isolate S06 chromosome 4, CSIRO_BtryS06_freeze2, whole genome shotgun sequence genome:
- the LOC120775007 gene encoding inhibitory POU protein-like yields the protein MSMYSTTDKMKMSAPTCFPGRYSPTYRGPDQMRRCMPNPSTRILEDASLLCNSWSARQNGDIFAGINDGILSRAEALAAVDMGKHQTTHHHSQMPGQIKHDVMYHHHSMAGPPQRPLQL from the exons ATGTCGATGTATTCAACGACGgataaaatgaaaatgtctGCTCCTACCTGCTTTCCTGGTCGATACAGCCCTACTTATAGGGGTCCGGATCAGATGAGGAGATGTATGCCGAATCCTTCT ACCCGTATTTTAGAAGACGCTTCCCTTTTATGCAATTCTTGGTCAGCTCGTCAGAAT ggTGATATATTTGCGGGAATCAATGATGGTATCCTTAGTAGGGCGGAAGCACTAGCGGCGGTGGATATGGGTAAACATCAAACCACACATCATCACAGTCAAATGCCGGGTCAAATAAAACATGACGTTATGTACCATCATCATAGTATGGCTGGACCTCCGCAACGACCATTACAG